The Gemmatimonadota bacterium genome contains the following window.
GCTTTGGGTGTCGGTATCACTGGCCCCTTGGGGATAAGACGCGAGAGGCTATTGGGGAACTGAGCGCGAGTATCGAGTTTATAAGTCTCGAGCGCATTCGCGATGAAGTTGTCAAAATTTTGACCGAGGGGTGCGCGCCTTTGGGGGTGCGCTGGCTGATTGATCTGGGGCTGATGGCGGTTTTTATGCCCGAGGTTGTGGCTATGGATGGCGTGCCTCAACCGCCTCAGTTTCATCCCGAGGGAGATGTGTTGACCCATACGCTGATTATGTTGGGTTTGATGCACAATCCCTCTGTAGAGTTGGCGATGGGTATTTTGTTGCACGATGTGGGCAAACCCCCTACTTATGAGGTGCGGGATCGCATTCGGTTTCACAATCATACAAAAGTTGGGCGCGAGATGGCCGAGGAGATTTGCAGAAGGTTGCGTTTTTCGTCGGAGCAGATAAAGCATATTGCGGCGTTGGTGGCAGATCACCACAAATTTATGCATGTTCAGGAGATGCGCCCGAGTACGTTGAAGCGGTTTTTGCGTACGGATCGGTTTGAAGATCACCTGGAATTGCACCGGATCGATTGTTTGTCGAGCCATGGTGCGTTGGACAATTATGCGTTTTGTAAGGCTGCGCTGGAGAATCTAGAGCCAGAACAAATTCGTCCCGAGCCGCTGATTAATGGACGCGATTTGATTGCGATGGGACAAAACCCCGGTCCCGCGTTTAAGAAGGTGTTGCGGGCTGTTGAAGATGCACAGTTAGAAGGGCGTGTAACGCGACGCGATGAGGCGTTGAGGTTGGCGACACAGGTGTTTGAATCGCTTGGGTTGTAGTTTTAAGTTCGTCTTGCAACTGTTTGCCCGTTGAGATGTATAAGAGATGATATTTGAGATGTTTACTGGTTGCTGTTTTTTTCAGGAGGTAGGAGAATGTATAAACGATTGTTTGCAGGTCTGATGTTGATGGCTATGGGGTGGACGCCCGTCTGGGCGACGACTGTGAAGACGTTTGTTTTTGAAGAGATGTGCGAAACCGCGCAGACTATTGTATATGTCAAATGTCTCGCGCGCGATAATGCAGTTTTTGCCGATCGGGAGGGTATTTTTACCCAGACGCGGTTTAGAGTTATGGAGGTGGTCAAAGGGCAGGCTGATTTAGAAA
Protein-coding sequences here:
- a CDS encoding CCA tRNA nucleotidyltransferase, with amino-acid sequence MTNDEDARTGALEIVRRLQARGFRALWAGGCVRDMLMGQVPRDYDIATNADLQQVIGIFPHAQVVGAHFGVVIVRLGDYHYEVARFRRDLGYSDGRRPDGVVFVDEEEDAKRRDFTINGMFYDPVADVVLDYVGGQVDLKKKLIRTIGDPHARFREDRLRMLRAIRFGCRYHWPLGDKTREAIGELSASIEFISLERIRDEVVKILTEGCAPLGVRWLIDLGLMAVFMPEVVAMDGVPQPPQFHPEGDVLTHTLIMLGLMHNPSVELAMGILLHDVGKPPTYEVRDRIRFHNHTKVGREMAEEICRRLRFSSEQIKHIAALVADHHKFMHVQEMRPSTLKRFLRTDRFEDHLELHRIDCLSSHGALDNYAFCKAALENLEPEQIRPEPLINGRDLIAMGQNPGPAFKKVLRAVEDAQLEGRVTRRDEALRLATQVFESLGL